The DNA window ACGGCGGCGGAAGCTATTCCGGGTCTTCCTATGTTTACGAGACCGATGGCGGAACCTATGTCGGGGGCGACAGCTACGGCTACTATCCCGCAATCCGGCCTGAGCCGCTCGCGCCGAAGGCGAAGGTCATCGACGTTGCCATCCAGGACGACCCCTGCTCCTATGAAGCCAATGTCTGCGTCATCCGGCCTTAAACCATGTCGAAAAATCGCGACGCGCTATAGAGTTCTGTATTAACCGGCCACGAAGCGCCATACCGTCGTCTTCTTGACGTCGCTGTCCTCCAGCGCCCGCGTCACCGGCACCTGATAGGCGGCGCAGAATTCCAGCCGGTCCCGAGGCAGATAGCTGCGCCCGGGATCGCCGACTAGCACCGGCCTGCCCTCGGCCGCCAGTCTCGAGAACCAGGGGACGAGCGCATCGGCGAACGTGCGGTCGTAGAAGACGTCGCCGGCAAGCACAATGTCAGCCTCGACGCTCGCACCGACCAGGTCGGCGCCGGTAAATCCGACTGCAACATGATTGGCCCCGGCATTCAGCCGGATTGCCGTCTGCGCCCAGGGGTCGATATCGGCAGCCATGAC is part of the Rhizobium bangladeshense genome and encodes:
- a CDS encoding class I SAM-dependent methyltransferase, with amino-acid sequence MKTDPEAFIRANTSLMPPPHVPEISLYLASEAHELWLKTEEELEAIGLPPPFWAFAWAGGQGLARYILDHPDMVRGKRVLDFASGSGLVGIAAVMAGAREVMAADIDPWAQTAIRLNAGANHVAVGFTGADLVGASVEADIVLAGDVFYDRTFADALVPWFSRLAAEGRPVLVGDPGRSYLPRDRLEFCAAYQVPVTRALEDSDVKKTTVWRFVAG